DNA sequence from the Suttonella indologenes genome:
AGGCGTATTTACCCTGAACTACTGCGGCGATTATGCACAAGCCGATATGGAGTTTTTCTGCGCCGTTTTTCATTATGAAGCGAATGCGGCGCTTTTCCGCGCTCTGCCGCAGATGATTGCCATCAATGTCGAGCATCCCGCCCTGCAAACCTTAAGCCGACTGTTGAAAAATGAAGCCGATAAGTATGACGAGGGCGCCGCATCGCTGATTCACGCCTTATCTTCGGCATTATTCATCATGATTATCCGCGCCTATCTTGCCGACTCGCCCGCATTGCCCGAGGGTATTATCAAAGCCGGACGGGAACCGCGCCTACAGCCTTTAATCCACGCGATTATGCACAATCCCGAACAAGATTGGACGATTGAAAAACTCTGCGAATTAGGGCATCTCTCCAGAGCGCAATTGATGCGCCTGTTCAAGCAGCATCTCAATATCAGCCCCTATGCCTTTATCTTGCAAACCCGTTTGCAAAAAGCCGCTCATTTGCTCAAAAACAGCCAAGACAGCATTTTAAACATCGCCCTGCTTTCAGGCTTTAACAGCGAAACCAATTTCGGCAAAGCCTTTAAAAATTACTACGGCATCAGCGCCGGCGATTACCGCAAACAATAAAAGCTTCAGGCATTATCATGCGCCACGCATTGCGCGATAAAGCCCTTGATGTAATCAATCTCGGCGTCATTTTCGCGAATGCCCAAATAGATATGCTTATGAATGCCGGCGCCGATGGATTTGCTGACCAGCGGCAAATGCGCAAACTGGTTTTCCAAAAGCCAACCCGGCAAGGCGGTAATGCCGCGGTTTGCCGCCACCATTTCCAGCAGAATTTCCGTGGTTTCCACGCGCTTATGCAGGGCGACGTTTTGCTTGGCGGGCAGAAGAAACTGCTGAAAAATATCCAGTCTTTCCGTCGGCACGGGATAAGTGAATAAGGTTTCATTGCTCAAATCCGTCGCTTCAATCGCCGTTTTTGCCGCCAAAGGATGCGAGGCGTGCATGGCGAGCTTGAGTTCGTAAGGAAAAGCCGGCGTGAAAATCAATCCTTCGCGGAACACGGGATCAGGGGTAATCAGCACGTCAACCTCATAAGCAAACAGCGCGGCAATGCCTTTGAATTGAAATTGCTGATGCACATCTAAATCCACATCCGGCCATTGTTCAAGATAGGGACGCACATTGCGCAACAGCCATTGATAACAAGGATGGCATTCCATGCCGATGCGCAGACTGCCGCGCAGCCCTTGGGCAAAGCGGCGTAATTCCGTCTCGCCGCGCTCGAATTGCGGCAAGAGCCGCAGCGCCATTTGATAGAGATAGTCCCCTGCACGGGTCAGACGCACCCGTCTGCCGTCTTTTTCCCAAATCGGCGTACCTAATATATCTTCCAGTTTTTTGATGGTATGGCTTAGGGCAGGTTGCGTAAGATGCAGGGCATCGGCGGCATTGGTCAGGGTGCCGGTTTCCATGACGGCGGCGATAATGGCAAGATGATGACGGTCGAGCATCAAAACTCCTCATAAAAAAGCCTGTTTAGGCAGGCAATGCTTTGCATTATAATGCCTTCCTTTTTACGGCGAGAGAAAAACCATGTGTGCGATTGTTGGTATTGTTGGAAAAAACCCTGTCAATCAGGTCTTATATGATGCGCTGATTATGCTGCAGCATCGCGGTCAAGACGCAGCGGGCATTGTCACAAGCGACAATGGCCGCTTTTTTATGCGCAAGTCTAACGGTTTGGTGGCGGATGTTTTCGGCGAAAAACATATGCGCCGCCTTATCGGCAATATCGGCATCGCCCATGTGCGTTACCCCACCGCCGGCAGTGCCAGCAGCGCCGAAGCCCAGCCGATGTACGCCAATTCCCCCTACGGCATCGCCCTCGCCCATAACGGCAATCTGACCAATACCTCCGATCTCATCGCCGATATTTTCCGCAGTGATTTGCGCCATATCAATACGCGCTCGGATACGGAAGTCCTGCTCAACATCTTTGCCCACGAACTCGCCCATGAAGCACATATTCCGCCCACGCCCGAGCAAATCTTTGCCGCTGTTGCCCGCACGCACCGCCGCGTACGCGGTGCTTATGCGGTGGTCGCCCTGATTAGCGGCTACGGTTTGGTAGCCTTTCGCGACCCCTTCGCCATTCGTCCGCTGATTTACGGCAAACGCGAAAGCGAGGGCGGTACGGAATACATGGTCGCCAGCGAATCGGTGGCAATGGAAGCGCAAGGCTTTGAAATTATCCGCGACGTCGAACCCGGCGAAGCTTTAATCATCAGCGAAAACGGCGAACTGTTCAGCCGCCAATGCGCGGACAATCCCGAGCGCGTGCCCTGCATTTTCGAATATGTCTATTTCGCCCGTCCCGATTCCACCATCGACGGCATCAACGTCTATAAAGCGCGGCTGCGCATGGGCGAAAAACTCGCCGAACGCATCAAAAGCGAATGGCCGGATCACGATATCGACGTCGTCATCCCCATTCCCGACACCAGCCGCGCCTCCGCCATCGAACTCGCCAATCAATTGGGCGTGAAATTCCGCGAAGGCTTTATGAAAAACCGCTACATCGGGCGCACCTTCATCATGCCCGGACAAACCCTGCGCAAAAAATCCGTGCGACAGAAACTCAATGCCCTGCCGTTGGAATTCCGCCGTAAAAACGTGCTCTTGGTGGATGACTCCATCGTACGCGGCACCACCAGCGAACAAATCGTGCAAATGGCGCGCGAAGCCGGTGCCAACAAAGTCTATTTCGCCAGCGCCGCGCCGCCTGTGCGCTATCCGAATGTGTACGGCATCGACATGCCCACCCATGAAGAACTGATCGCCCATCAACGCGAGCCTGAAGAAATCGCCGAACTCATCGGCGCGGACAAAGTCATCTACCAAAGCCTGCCCGATTTGATAGACGCCTGCTTATCCACCAAACACCGCCTTGCCGAACGCTTCGACTGCTCCGTCTTTGACGGCAAATACATCACCGGCGACATTGACGAGCGCTACTTCGCCCGTCTTGCCGCCGAACGCGCCGACAGCCGCAGCGCCCGCCACAGCCCCATCGGACAAACACCGATCGATTTAATGAATGCCAATGACTAAAGCCCTTGCCCTCGACTCCTATCCGCCCGCTGCCGAAGAAAAGGCATGGCAAATCCTCGAGCAGATGCCGGCACAAGACTTCTATCTGGCGCAAAATCCGCAAGGACTCTGGCAACTCTGCCGCGAGGGCATCAAGCCCCTGCATATCGACTTTTCCGGCGCACATTACCGTCATCGCGGCGGCACGGAATACCTGCCCAAAGCCTTTAAAGGCATGGCGGGCGGCAGCATCATCGACGCCACCGCCGGTTGGGGGCGCGATGCTTGGCTGCTCGCCTATCGCGGCTTTCGGCTTACTCTCTGCGAACGCAACCCCTATCTCTATATACTGTTAAAACAAGCCGTCGAACAAGCCCGAGAACTGCCGCTGACCGCCGCTGTCGCCGCCAGAATAGAAATTGTTCACCACGACAGCCGCGATTTTCTCACCGCCAGCGGCGCACAGGCCGACGCCATCTACCTCGATCCCATGTATCCGCAGCGGCAAAAATCCGCCAAAGTCAAAAAAGACATGCAAATCCTGCACGCCCTCTTAGGCGCGGATGCCGGGGAACAAAGCGATAACGCGCAATTATTAGATAGCGCACTCAATAGCGGCTGCCCGCGCATTGTCGTCAAACGTCCGCACAGCGCCGAACATTTGGGCGGCATCGCACCGCATCACAGCATTGCAGCACCCAATACGCGCTTTGATATTTATCTAAGCCGAATATAGGCTTAAATTGTTAATACTTGCTTGTCAAAATAAGGCAAAACCCCTATAGTCAGCAGTTCATTCAATCATGGGAATTATCATGCCGCATATTATCCAAGCCTTTGATACTTTTACGGATCAGCGACCCGGTACTTCAGGGCTGCGCAAGCCCGTCAGTCATTTTCGTCAGCCGCATTACACCCAAAGTTTCATCCAAGCCATTTTCACGACGCTTGGCGCAAACGGCAAAACCATCGTCATCGGCGGCGACGGACGTTTTTATAATCAGGAAGCGATTGAAATTCTAATTAAAATGGCGGTAGCGCAAAACGTTAAACGCCTGATTATCGGCGAAAACGGATTGCTTTCTACGCCTGCGGCATCGCATGTCATCCGTCATTATCAAGCCGATTACGGCATCATTCTTTCCGCCAGCCATAATCCGGGCGGCGAAAACGGCGATTTCGGAATTAAATTCAATCTGCAGGCGGGGCAGCCGGCACCTGAAAGCGTGACCGAGCGTGTATTTGAAAACAGCAAAATCCTCAAAGAATATGTGATTGCCGATATTGCCGTGCCGGCTTTGCAGCAGGGCAGCTATGTTTTAGGCGAGACGCAAATAGATGTGATCAGCAGTACGGCGGATTATGCCGATTTGATGGAAAGTCTTTTCGATTTTCCCAAAATCAAAGTCTATTTGGCGGCAAAACCGTTGGTTTTTGATGCCATGCATGCCGCCACAGGTCCGTATGCGCAGGAGATTTTCGCCAAGCGTTTAGGTTTGCCGGAAAAATATCTGATTAATACGACACCCAGTCCCGATTTCGGCGGCGGACACCCTGACCCGCAGCCCTCGCATGCACAGAATTTGCAGGCGGCGATGGCGCAGTTTCCCGAAGCAGTCATGGGCGCGGCGAGTGACGGCGACGGCGACCGCAATTTAATCATGGGGCGCAAGCAGATAGTCAATCCCTGCGACAGTCTGGCAATTATTGCCGCCCTGCATGAACATATTCCCTGCTTAGAAAAATTAAATGGTATCGGTCGAACCATGCCGACCAGTCGCGCGGCAAATGCGGTGGCTCAAGCCAAAGGCATGCGTTGCTTTGAAACCCCTACCGGCTGGAAATTCTTTGCCAATTTGCTCGATGCCGACAAAATCCAATTATGCGGCGAAGAGAGTTTCGGCACCGGCGGCAATCATGTGCGCGAGAAAGACGGCTTATGGACGGTCTTATGTTGGCTGAGTCTATTGGCGGCTACCGAACAAAGTCCCGATGAAATTCTGCAAGCCCATTGGCAGATTTACGGACGCCATCATTTCAACCGCTTTGACTACAGCGAATTGGATAAAGAAGCCGCCGAAGCGATGCTGGCGGACTTTGCTGCTGCGCTGAAAAAACGCATTGGCGAGAGTTTGCAAGGCTTGGTGCTGACCCATGTCGGACAATTTGATTATACCGACCCGACCAATGGCGAAATCAGCAAAAACCAAGGTTTGCAGATTCAATGCGGCGACCGCGCTCGCATTATCTGCCGCCTCTCTGGCACCGACACCCGCGGCGCTACTCTGCGCATCTACTGCGAATATTGGCAGATGCCGGGCGAAAGTCAGGCGGCATTAGCCGGCACGACACACAGCCTTGCCGCAATGGCACAGAATTTAATGGATTTGCAAGGCCGCTTCGGCCGCAGCCAACCCAATAACATAGCTTAGGAGCACATATGAGCCATATTGATGAAAAATTACGCGACCATGCCGCGCAAATTAGTCAAAAAACCTTAGTCGAACTCTTTGCCGAGGAGCCGCAGCGCGTGCAAGCCGCTACTTTTCAAGTGGCGGGCATCTATGCAGATTTATCGAAAAACCACATCAATACGCAAACCGGCGAATTGTGGACGCAATGGGCGGCGCAAGCCGGCGTGGCGGAAGGCATTGCGGCGGTCGTGCGCGGCGACAACGTCAATAAGGGCGAACACCGTCCCGCCCTGCATCATGCCCTGCGCGCGCCGGCGGAAGGAGAATTTGTCGTCAATGGTATTGATGTGAACATTGAAATCCGCGCCGCACGCCGCCGCATGCAAGACTTTGCCGAACGCATTCGCGGCGGCACATGGAAGGGTTATCGTGATGAAGCGATTAGCGATGTGGTGCATATCGGCATCGGCGGCTCGGAGCTTGGCCCGCGTCTCTTATGCGAAGCCTTTGCCCATGAAGCGGACGGCCCGAAAATTCATTTCCTTGCCACGCCGGATCCCGTGCAATTGCAACATCTGATGCACACGCTCAATCCTGCCACTACTTTGCTGATTGTCGCTTCAAAAAGTTTCGGCACGGAAGAAACTCTTGCCAATGCCGATATTTTGCGCACATGGCTGCGTCAGCACGGCGGCGAGGCGGCGGATAATCAAATGCTCGCCATCTCCGCCAATGTAGATAAAGCCGCCGCCTTCGGTATTGCCGAAGAACGCGTCTTGCCTTTCTGGGATTGGGTCGGCGGGCGTTTCTCTCTATGGTCTGCCATTGCGCTGCCCTTTATCCTGCAAAACGGCTATGCCGCCTATGAAAAACTCTTGGCGGGCGCGCATGAAATGGACAAGCATTTCCAAACGGCGGCGATTGCGCAAAACCTACCGGCGCAACTCGCGCTCTTGGACGCTTGGTATAACCACTATTTCGGCATTAACAACCGCGCCTTGATTTTATACGCGCACAGCCTCGCCGCCTTTCCGCAATATTTGCAGCAATTGGATATGGAAAGCCTCGGCAAACGCGCTAACCGCGCCGGCAAACCTTTGGACAAACCCAGCGGCTTAATTATTTGGGGCGGCACCGGCACCGAATCGCAACACGCCTTCTTTCAATTGATTCATCAGGGACAGCGCCGCATTCCGCTAGATTTCATTACCGTGAAAAAAGCACCGCAGGGCTTGGAAAAAGCCGCGCACATTGTGCACGGACATTGCTTGGCACAAGCCGAAGCACTGATGCGCGGACGCGATGAAAGCGATTTACAAGAGATTCCCGAAGCCGAACGCTATCAACGCACTTCTCCGGGCAACCGTCCGAGCTCGACATTGATTCTTGATGAATTAAGTCCGCAATGTTTGGGCGCGCTGATTGCCTTGTACGAACACAAAACCACCGTTTTGGGCATTTTGTATGATGTGAATGCCTACGACCAATGGGGCGTGGAATTGGGCAAAATTCTGGCAAAAGGCACCGAAGCCAGCTTGGCGGGCGAAATCGGCGCGCATCATGATGCTTCCACCGCCGCATTGCTCAAGCATCTTAAATCTTCCTAATTTTTTATGGATTCCTAAACAAAACGGCGAACACTCAGCGGTCGCCGTTTTGTTAATCGAAGCATTGCACAAACCGTCAACCGAATTTGCCGGTGATGTAGTCTTCTTACTGGTGCCGGGTCCGGCTTTCCAATCCGCCGAAACCGCCGACAAATAATAAGTGAAATTATACTCACCAAACCCCAAAATAACACTTCAAACCTTCTTCGATTGTATCAAACTCTGACAAATGACTTCTAAGCCATCTTTTAATCGTTGCCCAAGTTTGCTCTATTGGGTTCAGCTCAGGTGAGTAAGGTGGTAATGGTAAGATGATATGTTCATATGGTGTATTATTGATAAGCTCTTGCAAGTGTTTCATTCTGTGAAATCTTGCATTGTCTAAGATGA
Encoded proteins:
- the pgi gene encoding glucose-6-phosphate isomerase translates to MSHIDEKLRDHAAQISQKTLVELFAEEPQRVQAATFQVAGIYADLSKNHINTQTGELWTQWAAQAGVAEGIAAVVRGDNVNKGEHRPALHHALRAPAEGEFVVNGIDVNIEIRAARRRMQDFAERIRGGTWKGYRDEAISDVVHIGIGGSELGPRLLCEAFAHEADGPKIHFLATPDPVQLQHLMHTLNPATTLLIVASKSFGTEETLANADILRTWLRQHGGEAADNQMLAISANVDKAAAFGIAEERVLPFWDWVGGRFSLWSAIALPFILQNGYAAYEKLLAGAHEMDKHFQTAAIAQNLPAQLALLDAWYNHYFGINNRALILYAHSLAAFPQYLQQLDMESLGKRANRAGKPLDKPSGLIIWGGTGTESQHAFFQLIHQGQRRIPLDFITVKKAPQGLEKAAHIVHGHCLAQAEALMRGRDESDLQEIPEAERYQRTSPGNRPSSTLILDELSPQCLGALIALYEHKTTVLGILYDVNAYDQWGVELGKILAKGTEASLAGEIGAHHDASTAALLKHLKSS
- a CDS encoding class I SAM-dependent methyltransferase: MTKALALDSYPPAAEEKAWQILEQMPAQDFYLAQNPQGLWQLCREGIKPLHIDFSGAHYRHRGGTEYLPKAFKGMAGGSIIDATAGWGRDAWLLAYRGFRLTLCERNPYLYILLKQAVEQARELPLTAAVAARIEIVHHDSRDFLTASGAQADAIYLDPMYPQRQKSAKVKKDMQILHALLGADAGEQSDNAQLLDSALNSGCPRIVVKRPHSAEHLGGIAPHHSIAAPNTRFDIYLSRI
- a CDS encoding alpha-D-glucose phosphate-specific phosphoglucomutase, whose translation is MPHIIQAFDTFTDQRPGTSGLRKPVSHFRQPHYTQSFIQAIFTTLGANGKTIVIGGDGRFYNQEAIEILIKMAVAQNVKRLIIGENGLLSTPAASHVIRHYQADYGIILSASHNPGGENGDFGIKFNLQAGQPAPESVTERVFENSKILKEYVIADIAVPALQQGSYVLGETQIDVISSTADYADLMESLFDFPKIKVYLAAKPLVFDAMHAATGPYAQEIFAKRLGLPEKYLINTTPSPDFGGGHPDPQPSHAQNLQAAMAQFPEAVMGAASDGDGDRNLIMGRKQIVNPCDSLAIIAALHEHIPCLEKLNGIGRTMPTSRAANAVAQAKGMRCFETPTGWKFFANLLDADKIQLCGEESFGTGGNHVREKDGLWTVLCWLSLLAATEQSPDEILQAHWQIYGRHHFNRFDYSELDKEAAEAMLADFAAALKKRIGESLQGLVLTHVGQFDYTDPTNGEISKNQGLQIQCGDRARIICRLSGTDTRGATLRIYCEYWQMPGESQAALAGTTHSLAAMAQNLMDLQGRFGRSQPNNIA
- a CDS encoding cupin domain-containing protein, translated to MDILDQLIQLAQIRGQADIHCRLQGDWSIPHEQKQGQANMHIISRGSGWLNIAGEKEARAIKQGDILFFPQAHTHRLSSSDKSLHRQEKIHSRKQGVFTLNYCGDYAQADMEFFCAVFHYEANAALFRALPQMIAINVEHPALQTLSRLLKNEADKYDEGAASLIHALSSALFIMIIRAYLADSPALPEGIIKAGREPRLQPLIHAIMHNPEQDWTIEKLCELGHLSRAQLMRLFKQHLNISPYAFILQTRLQKAAHLLKNSQDSILNIALLSGFNSETNFGKAFKNYYGISAGDYRKQ
- the purF gene encoding amidophosphoribosyltransferase, which translates into the protein MCAIVGIVGKNPVNQVLYDALIMLQHRGQDAAGIVTSDNGRFFMRKSNGLVADVFGEKHMRRLIGNIGIAHVRYPTAGSASSAEAQPMYANSPYGIALAHNGNLTNTSDLIADIFRSDLRHINTRSDTEVLLNIFAHELAHEAHIPPTPEQIFAAVARTHRRVRGAYAVVALISGYGLVAFRDPFAIRPLIYGKRESEGGTEYMVASESVAMEAQGFEIIRDVEPGEALIISENGELFSRQCADNPERVPCIFEYVYFARPDSTIDGINVYKARLRMGEKLAERIKSEWPDHDIDVVIPIPDTSRASAIELANQLGVKFREGFMKNRYIGRTFIMPGQTLRKKSVRQKLNALPLEFRRKNVLLVDDSIVRGTTSEQIVQMAREAGANKVYFASAAPPVRYPNVYGIDMPTHEELIAHQREPEEIAELIGADKVIYQSLPDLIDACLSTKHRLAERFDCSVFDGKYITGDIDERYFARLAAERADSRSARHSPIGQTPIDLMNAND
- a CDS encoding LysR family transcriptional regulator gives rise to the protein MLDRHHLAIIAAVMETGTLTNAADALHLTQPALSHTIKKLEDILGTPIWEKDGRRVRLTRAGDYLYQMALRLLPQFERGETELRRFAQGLRGSLRIGMECHPCYQWLLRNVRPYLEQWPDVDLDVHQQFQFKGIAALFAYEVDVLITPDPVFREGLIFTPAFPYELKLAMHASHPLAAKTAIEATDLSNETLFTYPVPTERLDIFQQFLLPAKQNVALHKRVETTEILLEMVAANRGITALPGWLLENQFAHLPLVSKSIGAGIHKHIYLGIRENDAEIDYIKGFIAQCVAHDNA